The following proteins are encoded in a genomic region of Candidatus Methylomirabilota bacterium:
- a CDS encoding ABC transporter ATP-binding protein yields the protein MITVRGLSMRLESGGRPVDVLTDITLEVPARQFVAIAGPSGSGKSTLLGLMAGLDRPTTGHVTVRGVEITSLGEDELARFRRDTIGYVFQSFHLIPTLTALENVAVPLELSGEAGAMDRARSLLDEVGLAERGHHYPVQLSGGEQQRVAVARAVARRPSLLLADEPTGNLDSATGKQIIDLIVALNRNLGSTLVLVTHDPALAALAARVITLRDGRIVSDEMSNGAG from the coding sequence ATGATCACGGTGCGCGGGCTCAGCATGCGCCTCGAAAGCGGCGGCCGGCCCGTGGACGTGCTGACCGACATCACGCTGGAGGTGCCCGCCCGGCAGTTTGTGGCCATCGCCGGCCCTTCGGGCAGCGGGAAGTCGACCCTGCTCGGACTCATGGCGGGCCTCGACCGCCCCACCACCGGCCACGTCACCGTGCGGGGCGTCGAGATCACCTCGCTCGGTGAAGACGAGCTGGCCCGCTTCCGTCGCGACACCATCGGCTATGTGTTCCAGTCCTTTCACCTCATTCCGACCCTGACCGCCCTCGAGAACGTGGCCGTGCCTCTCGAGCTCAGCGGCGAGGCCGGCGCCATGGACCGGGCCCGCTCTCTCCTCGACGAGGTGGGGCTCGCCGAGCGCGGGCATCACTATCCCGTCCAGCTTTCCGGGGGAGAGCAGCAACGGGTGGCCGTGGCCCGCGCGGTGGCACGGCGACCGTCCCTGCTCCTGGCCGACGAGCCCACCGGCAATCTGGACTCCGCCACGGGCAAGCAGATCATCGACCTGATCGTCGCGCTCAACCGCAATCTCGGCAGCACGCTCGTGCTGGTGACCCACGACCCAGCCCTGGCCGCGCTCGCCGCCCGTGTCATCACCCTGCGCGACGGTCGCATCGTCAGCGACGAGATGAGCAATGGCGCGGGATGA